The Saccopteryx leptura isolate mSacLep1 chromosome 2, mSacLep1_pri_phased_curated, whole genome shotgun sequence genome has a window encoding:
- the C2H12orf50 gene encoding uncharacterized protein C12orf50 homolog isoform X2, translating to MEMQQNCSISCFWETQPLGCVKISCIFYHSKPRNINGLFLPPSSSITLQKETQEGTPPLTQSQEPLKPQENISRPIHHPLVLKTDFEEEEEEGEQLNASSLWTKTPEEIEEKRAIKEMCYKSGEYYRFQTPPDNSSPKSIASTTEKELEKPVENGSDLQEGDGLTVPTKFSLIERQGEMKASLDRKPRTDIAAFENGGGDCSIPQKIIFIGVDENKALTDKKEITTSKCSNTKVNDVQPVRKPHFKGVKRRKWVYDEPKNFPSQGVRKALQTPNPKNKTSYHRNNKDRNAKNASYIHVQRDAVRTVSLNAPPCNRPTNGFYNKVNVNKEPKLGLCPDKYMSTSYNGSTWRRKIPFTKTYSKTEKIYTEPRRNGSK from the exons ATGGAAATGCAG CAAAACTGCAGTATTTCATGCTTCTGGGAAACCCAGCCTCTTGGCTGTGTGAAGATCAGTTGTATCTTTTATCACAGCAAACCTCGAAATATCAATGGATTATTTTTGCCACCAAGTAGCA GTATTACACTACAGAAAGAAACTCAGGAAGGAACGCCTCCCCTGACCCAGAGTCAGGAACCCCTGAAACCTCAGGAGAACATATCCCGACCCATTCACCATCctttagttttaaaaactgactttgaagaagaggaagaggaaggagagcagcTAA aTGCTTCTAGTTTATGGACAAAGACAcctgaagaaattgaagaaaaaagagCAATAAAGGAGATGTGTTATAAATCTG GTGAGTACTATAGATTTCAAACTCCTCCAGATAATTCATCACCAAAAAGCATAGCCTCTACCACAGAAAAGGAGCTAGAAAAGCCTGTGGAAAATGGCAGTGATCTGCAAGAAG gagATGGACTTACAGTTCCAACAAAATTTAGCTTGATTGAAAGGCAAGGTGAGATGAAAGCATCGCTGGATAGGAAACCGAGGACTGACATTGCTGCTTTTGAAAATGGAG GAGGTGACTGTTCCATTCCACAGAAGATCATATTTATTGGAGTAGAtgaaaataaagctttaactgacaaGAAAGAAATCACTACGTCAAAATGTTCAAATACTAAAG TGAATGATGTCCAGCCAGTGAGGAAGCCTCATTTTAAAGgcgtgaaaagaagaaaatgggttTATGATGAACCAAAGAACTTCCCTAGCCAAGGAGTGCGGAAAG CACTACAGACCCCTAACCCCAAAAATAAAACGAGTTACCATCGCAATAATAAAGACAGAAATGCTAAGAATGCATCCTATATCCATGTTCAGAGGGATGCTGTCAGGACTGTCTCACTGAACGCACCTCCCTGCAACAGACCCACAAACGGGTTCTACAATAAAGTCAATGTTAACAAGGAACCCAAACTCGGTCTCTGTCCAG ATAAATATATGTCAACATCATATAATGGTTCAACCTGGCGaagaaaaattccttttacaaaaacatattcaaaaactgaaaagatatatacag AGCCAAGAAGAAATGGGAGCAAATAA
- the C2H12orf50 gene encoding uncharacterized protein C12orf50 homolog isoform X1, translating into MEMQQNCSISCFWETQPLGCVKISCIFYHSKPRNINGLFLPPSSSITLQKETQEGTPPLTQSQEPLKPQENISRPIHHPLVLKTDFEEEEEEGEQLNASSLWTKTPEEIEEKRAIKEMCYKSGEYYRFQTPPDNSSPKSIASTTEKELEKPVENGSDLQEGDGLTVPTKFSLIERQGEMKASLDRKPRTDIAAFENGGGDCSIPQKIIFIGVDENKALTDKKEITTSKCSNTKDKDSAQPKRSLTARLVPSTHALNATENIRFKSREDPSSMNDVQPVRKPHFKGVKRRKWVYDEPKNFPSQGVRKALQTPNPKNKTSYHRNNKDRNAKNASYIHVQRDAVRTVSLNAPPCNRPTNGFYNKVNVNKEPKLGLCPDKYMSTSYNGSTWRRKIPFTKTYSKTEKIYTEPRRNGSK; encoded by the exons ATGGAAATGCAG CAAAACTGCAGTATTTCATGCTTCTGGGAAACCCAGCCTCTTGGCTGTGTGAAGATCAGTTGTATCTTTTATCACAGCAAACCTCGAAATATCAATGGATTATTTTTGCCACCAAGTAGCA GTATTACACTACAGAAAGAAACTCAGGAAGGAACGCCTCCCCTGACCCAGAGTCAGGAACCCCTGAAACCTCAGGAGAACATATCCCGACCCATTCACCATCctttagttttaaaaactgactttgaagaagaggaagaggaaggagagcagcTAA aTGCTTCTAGTTTATGGACAAAGACAcctgaagaaattgaagaaaaaagagCAATAAAGGAGATGTGTTATAAATCTG GTGAGTACTATAGATTTCAAACTCCTCCAGATAATTCATCACCAAAAAGCATAGCCTCTACCACAGAAAAGGAGCTAGAAAAGCCTGTGGAAAATGGCAGTGATCTGCAAGAAG gagATGGACTTACAGTTCCAACAAAATTTAGCTTGATTGAAAGGCAAGGTGAGATGAAAGCATCGCTGGATAGGAAACCGAGGACTGACATTGCTGCTTTTGAAAATGGAG GAGGTGACTGTTCCATTCCACAGAAGATCATATTTATTGGAGTAGAtgaaaataaagctttaactgacaaGAAAGAAATCACTACGTCAAAATGTTCAAATACTAAAG ACAAGGACAGTGCTCAGCCAAAGCGTTCCCTAACTGCCCGACTAGTACCTTCAACACATGCATTAAATGCTACTGAGAATATCAGATTTAAGAGCAGAGAGGACCCCTCTTCAA TGAATGATGTCCAGCCAGTGAGGAAGCCTCATTTTAAAGgcgtgaaaagaagaaaatgggttTATGATGAACCAAAGAACTTCCCTAGCCAAGGAGTGCGGAAAG CACTACAGACCCCTAACCCCAAAAATAAAACGAGTTACCATCGCAATAATAAAGACAGAAATGCTAAGAATGCATCCTATATCCATGTTCAGAGGGATGCTGTCAGGACTGTCTCACTGAACGCACCTCCCTGCAACAGACCCACAAACGGGTTCTACAATAAAGTCAATGTTAACAAGGAACCCAAACTCGGTCTCTGTCCAG ATAAATATATGTCAACATCATATAATGGTTCAACCTGGCGaagaaaaattccttttacaaaaacatattcaaaaactgaaaagatatatacag AGCCAAGAAGAAATGGGAGCAAATAA